A stretch of Pseudomonas sp. LRP2-20 DNA encodes these proteins:
- a CDS encoding vWA domain-containing protein, which translates to MPRVGNLAGASRGRARVASSGRVAWLPTLLKGRPKLRRDLCWQQRQAQANELWLVIVDASASTRRHQALAQCKGLLAELFDQAYRQRARLALLTASGGVPQWQRHGLKASASLQPWLQALGAGGGTPLIAALEQARRWLQARHKAHPHELQRCLVFTDGRLQRWPAVQPLPCATVLVDMELAPVRLGRAQQLATELRAEYQHLEQFKVLV; encoded by the coding sequence ATGCCCCGGGTTGGCAACCTGGCCGGTGCCAGTCGTGGCCGCGCCCGTGTGGCATCCTCGGGCCGGGTGGCCTGGCTGCCGACCTTGCTCAAGGGGCGCCCGAAGCTGCGCCGGGACCTTTGCTGGCAGCAGCGCCAGGCCCAGGCCAATGAATTGTGGCTGGTGATCGTCGACGCCTCGGCCTCGACCCGGCGCCATCAGGCCCTGGCGCAGTGCAAAGGCCTGCTGGCAGAGCTGTTCGACCAGGCCTATCGGCAACGCGCACGTCTTGCCTTGCTGACCGCCAGTGGTGGCGTACCGCAATGGCAGCGTCATGGGCTCAAGGCGTCGGCAAGCCTGCAGCCCTGGTTGCAGGCCCTGGGGGCTGGCGGCGGCACGCCTTTGATCGCGGCGCTTGAACAGGCTCGGCGCTGGCTGCAGGCCCGGCACAAAGCCCACCCTCATGAATTGCAGCGCTGCCTGGTATTCACCGATGGTCGCCTGCAGCGCTGGCCTGCCGTGCAACCGCTACCTTGCGCCACTGTATTGGTGGACATGGAATTGGCACCGGTTCGCCTCGGGCGGGCACAACAGTTGGCCACGGAACTACGGGCCGAGTATCAGCATCTTGAGCAATTCAAGGTATTGGTATGA
- a CDS encoding ATP-binding protein — MSEPVQFPLAAVVGADNLKLALCLTAIDPKIGGVLIEGPRGMAKSTLARGLADLLGEGPFVTLPLGASEERLVGTLDLDAALGQGKAQFSPGVLAHADGGVLYVDEVNLLPDTLVDLLLDVAASGTNRIERDGISHRHSARFVLIGTMNPEEGELRPQLLDRFGLNVALEGLPAPEARQQIIRRRLAFDSDPQAFCEQWASAQAQLRERCQAARQGLAEIALDDQALAWITERCFAAGVDGLRADLVWLRAARAHCAWRGGQAIEEGDVDAVAEFALRHRRRTAPDAPASAPPPAAADGRDRPSEGGQGDWGALPAQPVSSGARREVPNWAKKP; from the coding sequence ATGAGTGAACCCGTGCAATTTCCGCTGGCTGCCGTGGTCGGTGCCGACAACCTCAAGCTGGCCCTGTGCCTTACCGCCATCGACCCGAAGATCGGTGGCGTGCTCATCGAGGGCCCGCGTGGCATGGCCAAGAGCACCCTGGCCCGCGGCCTGGCCGACCTGTTGGGCGAGGGCCCGTTCGTGACCTTGCCGCTGGGTGCCAGCGAAGAGCGCCTGGTCGGCACACTGGACCTGGATGCCGCACTCGGCCAGGGCAAGGCGCAGTTTTCTCCCGGTGTGCTGGCCCATGCCGATGGTGGTGTGCTGTATGTCGATGAAGTCAACCTGCTGCCTGACACCTTGGTTGACCTGTTGCTGGATGTGGCCGCCAGTGGCACCAACCGCATCGAGCGCGATGGTATTTCCCATCGGCACAGTGCCCGTTTCGTCCTGATCGGCACCATGAACCCCGAGGAAGGCGAGTTGCGACCGCAGTTGCTCGACCGCTTCGGCCTGAATGTGGCGCTCGAAGGCCTGCCAGCCCCTGAGGCACGTCAGCAGATCATTCGCAGGCGGCTGGCCTTCGACAGCGACCCGCAGGCGTTCTGTGAGCAGTGGGCCAGCGCCCAGGCGCAACTGCGCGAGCGCTGCCAGGCGGCGCGCCAAGGGCTGGCGGAGATCGCCCTGGATGATCAGGCCCTGGCCTGGATCACCGAGCGCTGCTTTGCTGCCGGCGTTGATGGCCTGCGTGCCGACCTGGTCTGGCTGCGCGCCGCCCGTGCCCATTGTGCCTGGCGTGGCGGGCAGGCGATCGAGGAAGGTGATGTCGACGCCGTGGCGGAGTTTGCCTTGCGCCATCGCCGCCGCACGGCGCCTGATGCGCCAGCCTCTGCGCCGCCGCCAGCTGCAGCGGATGGCCGCGACCGGCCGAGCGAAGGCGGGCAGGGCGACTGGGGCGCGCTGCCCGCGCAGCCCGTCAGCAGCGGCGCACGGCGAGAGGTGCCGAACTGGGCAAAAAAGCCCTGA
- a CDS encoding C39 family peptidase produces the protein MRIIALAFLLCIASVSEASQMPLSVLPGGAVIYKPVQSIRERKFADLVQQKTDFSCGAASLATILRQAYWLDVDENQVIEGMLAHADQDLVRTQGFSMLDMKHYVESLGMRARGYKVAPDTLQSIRIPVVVLMDIRGYKHFVVMQKVDRGWVYIGDPVLGHKRFKLDDFIKGWNGIIFAVIGKGYDKNNILLDPPLPLSARNRVSNFTPVPDAELMDFGFIQSDFF, from the coding sequence ATGCGCATTATCGCCTTGGCATTTCTGCTGTGCATCGCCAGTGTCAGCGAAGCCTCGCAGATGCCGTTGTCCGTGCTGCCAGGTGGTGCAGTGATCTACAAACCGGTCCAGAGCATCCGCGAACGCAAGTTCGCCGACCTGGTCCAGCAGAAAACCGACTTCAGCTGCGGCGCGGCATCCCTGGCGACCATTCTGCGCCAGGCCTACTGGCTGGACGTGGATGAAAACCAGGTGATCGAGGGCATGCTGGCCCACGCCGACCAGGACCTGGTGCGTACCCAGGGCTTCTCCATGCTCGACATGAAGCACTACGTGGAAAGCCTGGGCATGCGTGCACGCGGCTACAAGGTAGCCCCCGACACGCTGCAAAGCATCCGCATTCCCGTGGTCGTGCTGATGGATATCCGCGGCTACAAGCACTTTGTGGTGATGCAGAAGGTCGACAGAGGCTGGGTGTACATCGGTGATCCGGTACTGGGCCACAAACGCTTCAAGCTCGACGATTTCATCAAAGGCTGGAACGGCATCATCTTCGCCGTCATTGGCAAGGGCTATGACAAGAACAACATCCTGCTCGACCCGCCGCTACCGCTGAGCGCCAGAAACCGCGTCAGCAATTTCACGCCGGTGCCGGATGCAGAGCTGATGGACTTCGGTTTCATTCAAAGCGACTTCTTCTAA
- a CDS encoding adhesin, producing MRQTLFILALLGSATALAQSPVPVINDANIDSSGAQYQGNFSVNQAAGDGQQQANARALATGHEATATTLIRQRQLSIVDPNMGASASIQGNAFSHGSGALGVNQSAGAATQQANALRISISTQPQSIDDSVLLQQNVALINSSDPSDTSPGYRHVTTGDQAFTGSRGVIQLNQSAGVGNQTANTLSVRVAN from the coding sequence ATGAGGCAAACGCTGTTCATCCTGGCCCTGCTGGGCAGTGCCACGGCCCTGGCGCAGTCACCGGTTCCGGTGATCAACGACGCCAACATCGACAGTTCCGGCGCGCAGTACCAAGGCAACTTCAGCGTCAACCAGGCCGCTGGCGATGGCCAGCAACAAGCCAACGCCCGGGCACTCGCCACAGGCCACGAGGCCACTGCAACCACGCTGATCCGTCAGCGCCAGTTGTCCATCGTCGACCCCAACATGGGCGCCAGTGCCAGCATCCAGGGCAACGCCTTCAGCCATGGCAGCGGCGCTCTGGGCGTCAACCAGAGTGCGGGCGCTGCCACCCAGCAGGCCAATGCCCTGCGCATCAGCATCAGTACACAACCGCAAAGCATCGATGACAGCGTCCTTCTGCAACAGAACGTGGCGCTGATCAACAGCTCCGATCCATCTGATACCTCACCCGGCTATCGCCACGTCACCACCGGTGACCAGGCATTCACCGGTAGCCGCGGGGTCATCCAGCTGAATCAGAGCGCCGGGGTGGGTAACCAGACGGCAAACACCCTGAGCGTACGGGTCGCGAACTGA
- a CDS encoding sigma-54 dependent transcriptional regulator has protein sequence MHETAALRRLLIVDPCDDCHRLLPGLESAGWEVHSCGLDLALEHRCDIGLLRLQASHLRHPDAVKDMIKRSNTEWIAVLNAEQLRMQNVGDFVCEWFFDFHTLPFDFSRVLVTLGRAFGMARLRGKGAVRVDGLEHELLGDSRPILELRKLLGKLAPTESPVLIRGESGTGKELVARTLHRQSQRSEMPFIAINCGAIPENLIQSELFGHEKGAFTGAHQRKVGRIEAAHGGTLFLDEIGDLPLELQANLLRFLQEKHIERVGGSQPIPVDVRVLAATHMDLEKAIEQGRFREDLYYRLNVLQVVTAPLRDRHGDLSMLANHFSHFYSLETGRRPRSFSDHALAAMGRHNWPGNVRELANRVRRGLVLAEGRQIEAQDLGLQGLEQEEQPLGTLEDYKHRAERQALCDVLDRHSNNMSIAAKVLGVSRPTFYRLLHKHQIR, from the coding sequence ATGCACGAGACTGCCGCTCTGCGTCGCTTGCTCATCGTCGACCCCTGCGACGATTGCCACCGTCTGTTACCCGGCCTGGAGAGTGCCGGCTGGGAGGTTCACAGCTGTGGGCTGGACCTGGCCCTGGAGCACCGATGCGATATCGGCCTGCTGCGCCTGCAGGCATCACACCTGCGGCACCCGGACGCGGTCAAGGACATGATCAAGCGCAGCAATACCGAGTGGATTGCCGTGCTCAACGCCGAGCAGTTGCGCATGCAGAATGTCGGTGACTTTGTATGTGAGTGGTTTTTCGATTTTCATACCTTGCCATTCGACTTTTCTCGCGTGCTGGTGACCCTGGGGCGGGCGTTCGGCATGGCCCGCCTGCGCGGCAAGGGCGCGGTGAGGGTGGATGGGCTGGAACATGAACTGCTCGGTGACAGCCGGCCGATCCTGGAATTGCGCAAATTGCTCGGCAAGCTGGCACCCACCGAATCCCCTGTCCTTATCCGCGGTGAGAGCGGCACGGGCAAGGAGCTGGTGGCGCGCACCTTGCACCGCCAATCACAGCGCAGCGAAATGCCGTTCATCGCCATAAACTGCGGGGCGATCCCTGAAAACCTGATCCAGTCCGAGTTGTTCGGGCACGAGAAAGGTGCCTTTACCGGTGCCCACCAGCGCAAGGTGGGGCGGATCGAGGCGGCCCATGGCGGCACTTTGTTCCTCGACGAAATTGGCGACCTGCCCCTGGAGCTGCAGGCCAATTTGCTGCGCTTCCTCCAGGAAAAGCACATCGAGCGGGTGGGTGGAAGCCAGCCGATACCGGTCGATGTGCGGGTACTGGCGGCAACCCACATGGACCTGGAAAAAGCCATCGAACAGGGGCGCTTTCGCGAAGACCTGTACTACCGGCTGAACGTGCTGCAGGTGGTGACGGCCCCACTGCGTGACCGCCATGGCGACCTGTCGATGCTGGCCAACCACTTTTCGCACTTCTACAGCCTGGAAACCGGCCGCAGGCCACGGTCATTCAGTGACCATGCGCTGGCAGCGATGGGGCGCCACAACTGGCCGGGCAATGTCCGTGAGCTGGCCAACCGGGTAAGGCGTGGTCTGGTGTTGGCCGAAGGGCGCCAGATCGAGGCCCAGGACCTTGGCCTGCAGGGCCTGGAGCAGGAAGAGCAGCCGCTGGGCACCCTCGAAGACTACAAGCACCGGGCTGAGCGCCAGGCGCTGTGCGATGTGCTGGACCGCCACAGCAACAACATGAGCATTGCCGCGAAGGTGCTTGGGGTATCGCGGCCGACGTTCTACCGGCTGCTGCACAAGCACCAGATTCGCTGA
- a CDS encoding heme utilization protein, whose protein sequence is MKPSMAIKPLVFAIAAVMAVAAQADQNNRRGHDNHNNHHRQMDRAVFTSASAEATDSQRSTGNTIYNEGTVNEAEMSSSGAGASGNVGVNVAAGNGNQQDNAAAIANTSSDNADIDNSFVFGTATANAEVTQRSNNNTVNNWSTRSSAVMSGSADGSSGNIGINIAGGDLNQQKNTMAIANNAAPIGNSSATASADQNGPGLTVNNRADRTYTIDTLSLTVSKSGSASRSGSFDASVDKSSSSSWSASGSNSASASGSKSSSASGSTSMTASGSNSSSSSGSNSMSASGSNNYAANGSASNNHSSSSNTTVSASLDASANGSASSSQTFGNFTRSRSSDFDASLSASLDASIDKSHESASNSSFDKSFSSSFDKAYDSSYDRSHDSSYDKSRDTSYEKANQSAWEKASASAYEKAGEKASQSSDSISKSFSESSEYALSNTVSWQVLTPTGWANPVTNTATLSGSVNGGSGNLGVNVAAGVGNQQSNSLAISNTSM, encoded by the coding sequence ATGAAACCCTCGATGGCAATCAAGCCTCTGGTTTTCGCAATTGCTGCGGTCATGGCTGTTGCTGCACAAGCGGATCAGAACAATCGTCGTGGTCACGACAACCACAATAACCACCACCGGCAAATGGACAGGGCTGTTTTCACCAGCGCCTCTGCTGAAGCGACTGACTCGCAAAGAAGCACCGGCAATACCATCTACAACGAAGGCACCGTCAACGAAGCTGAAATGAGCAGCTCGGGTGCCGGTGCCAGCGGCAACGTGGGCGTGAACGTGGCGGCCGGTAACGGCAACCAGCAGGACAACGCCGCGGCCATCGCCAACACGTCGTCCGACAATGCCGACATCGACAACAGCTTCGTCTTCGGCACCGCCACTGCGAACGCTGAAGTGACCCAGCGCAGCAACAACAACACCGTCAACAACTGGTCGACCCGCAGCTCCGCCGTCATGAGCGGCTCGGCCGACGGCAGCAGCGGCAACATTGGTATCAACATTGCTGGCGGCGACCTGAACCAGCAGAAAAATACCATGGCGATCGCCAACAACGCCGCGCCTATCGGTAACTCCAGCGCTACGGCTTCGGCCGACCAGAACGGCCCTGGCCTGACGGTGAACAACCGTGCTGACCGGACCTACACCATCGATACGCTGAGCCTGACCGTTTCCAAGAGCGGTTCGGCCTCGCGCAGCGGTTCGTTCGATGCCAGTGTCGACAAGAGTTCCAGCTCGAGCTGGAGCGCGTCGGGCAGCAATAGCGCCAGCGCCAGCGGCAGCAAGAGCAGCAGCGCCAGCGGTTCAACCAGCATGACCGCCAGCGGCTCCAACAGCAGCAGCTCCAGTGGCAGCAACAGCATGAGCGCCAGTGGTTCCAACAACTACGCTGCAAACGGCAGCGCCAGCAACAACCACAGCTCGTCGTCCAATACCACGGTTAGCGCATCGCTCGATGCCAGTGCCAATGGCAGTGCATCGTCGTCGCAAACCTTCGGCAACTTCACTCGCTCGCGCAGCTCCGACTTCGACGCATCGCTCAGTGCATCGCTGGATGCCTCGATCGACAAGTCCCATGAGTCGGCCAGCAACTCGTCGTTCGACAAGTCGTTCAGCTCGTCCTTCGACAAGGCCTACGATTCTTCGTATGACCGTAGCCATGACTCGTCCTATGACAAGTCTCGCGATACGTCTTACGAGAAGGCCAACCAGTCGGCATGGGAAAAAGCCAGTGCCTCGGCCTACGAGAAAGCCGGCGAGAAAGCTTCGCAATCGTCGGACAGCATCTCGAAGAGCTTCAGCGAGTCTAGCGAGTATGCCCTGAGCAACACCGTGTCGTGGCAAGTGCTGACCCCGACCGGCTGGGCCAACCCTGTGACCAACACCGCCACCCTGAGTGGTTCGGTGAACGGTGGCAGCGGCAACCTGGGCGTGAACGTGGCAGCCGGTGTAGGCAACCAGCAAAGCAACTCGCTGGCCATCTCCAACACCTCGATGTAA
- a CDS encoding LTA synthase family protein yields the protein MKNLQGPPRTRLLALITLVLVIPLVVRALLGWSNPYGYLSDLALGSLLVLLLQRRPWWLALPVLLAWATLWVASAELVSAVGRLPNSADLGYLFDPQFMENSTGGGLAHTWLPLLMAGGLLVWLGSAWHSRRQPGAKFARKAWAIPALLFVAHWGSQHLAPSEADQWRQYNLPHQLLSAAAGDLQRHVQHWAGHAPTVTPLPSAGLTQHDLSGQKLLTAPGRARNLLVITLEGIPGAYVRPNRQALHSRFDEDLMPRLSQWAERGMNTPDYVLHTHQTIRGLYAMLCGDYDKLANGTPKGVELLTQHQRNQACLPAQLRQAGFTTHYLQGAGLRFMAKDRIMPHIGFDSVHGLEWFSNKNYLEFPWGKDDRAFFEGALDYVSQLRQQDRPWMLTLLTVGTHQPYSAPEDYLQRYDTAKQAAVAYLDDAIGAFLDNLERQGVLKDTLVVITSDESHGIDGVRLASSWGFNLTLAPEQAQLPHIKNGTYGHIDLATSLLDYFALPIPVALGGRSLYRDYDNGREMISYTNGMLRYHDGKGVFTECDFQQRCRRYDSPGFIADQARYLGLGDSTLGAQIGALAGVLDQSLLQTPLNLRYQFGSPSAIQLQARIRDDWADNLIGAQYLEMPEGSHTRVRVKVRALDPQHAAYIQLKAKELEQDVPLGLPEEIRVTTDEPLEMEFGFDNPTVRKAFSFHLLGYGGGEVEISDFSVITALPGEEEPLDDLSDGHIAQSS from the coding sequence GTGAAGAACCTGCAAGGCCCGCCACGCACCCGGCTGCTCGCCCTGATTACCCTGGTGCTGGTGATCCCTCTGGTCGTGCGCGCCCTGTTGGGTTGGTCCAACCCCTATGGCTACCTGTCGGACCTGGCGCTGGGCAGTCTGCTGGTGCTGCTGTTGCAGCGCCGCCCGTGGTGGCTGGCGCTGCCGGTTCTGCTGGCCTGGGCCACCCTGTGGGTAGCTTCGGCCGAACTGGTCAGCGCCGTTGGCAGGCTGCCGAACAGTGCCGACCTGGGCTACCTGTTCGACCCGCAGTTCATGGAAAACTCCACCGGTGGCGGTCTGGCCCATACCTGGCTGCCCTTATTGATGGCGGGCGGCCTGCTGGTCTGGCTGGGCAGCGCCTGGCACAGTCGCAGGCAACCCGGCGCGAAGTTCGCGCGCAAGGCCTGGGCTATTCCGGCGCTGCTGTTCGTTGCGCACTGGGGCAGCCAGCACCTGGCGCCCAGCGAAGCCGACCAGTGGCGCCAATACAACCTGCCCCATCAGTTGCTGTCTGCCGCCGCCGGCGACCTGCAGCGTCACGTCCAGCACTGGGCGGGCCACGCCCCAACGGTCACGCCGCTGCCAAGCGCTGGCCTGACACAGCATGACTTGAGCGGGCAAAAGCTGCTGACAGCGCCAGGCCGCGCCCGCAACCTGCTGGTCATCACCCTCGAAGGCATCCCCGGCGCCTATGTGCGCCCCAACCGTCAGGCCCTGCACAGCCGTTTCGATGAAGACCTGATGCCCAGGCTCAGCCAGTGGGCTGAACGCGGCATGAACACCCCGGACTATGTGTTGCACACGCACCAGACCATCCGCGGCCTGTATGCGATGCTGTGCGGCGACTACGACAAACTCGCCAACGGCACGCCCAAAGGGGTCGAGCTGCTCACCCAGCACCAGCGCAACCAGGCCTGCCTGCCGGCACAGCTGCGTCAGGCCGGCTTCACCACTCACTACCTGCAAGGCGCAGGCCTGCGCTTCATGGCCAAGGACCGGATCATGCCGCACATCGGCTTCGACTCGGTGCACGGGCTGGAGTGGTTCAGCAACAAGAACTACCTGGAATTCCCGTGGGGCAAGGATGATCGGGCGTTCTTCGAAGGGGCCCTGGATTATGTCAGCCAGCTGCGCCAGCAGGATCGCCCCTGGATGCTCACCCTGCTGACCGTAGGCACGCACCAGCCCTACTCCGCCCCCGAAGACTACCTGCAGCGTTACGACACCGCCAAGCAGGCAGCGGTCGCCTACCTCGATGATGCAATCGGTGCGTTCCTCGACAACCTCGAGCGCCAGGGCGTACTCAAGGACACGCTGGTGGTGATCACCTCGGACGAATCCCACGGTATCGATGGCGTACGCCTGGCCTCGTCCTGGGGCTTCAACCTGACCCTGGCACCGGAACAGGCACAACTGCCGCACATCAAGAACGGCACCTACGGCCACATCGACCTGGCCACCTCCCTGCTCGACTACTTTGCCCTGCCGATCCCGGTCGCCCTCGGTGGGCGTTCGCTGTACCGCGATTACGACAACGGCCGGGAGATGATTTCCTACACCAACGGCATGCTGCGCTACCACGATGGCAAGGGCGTCTTCACCGAATGCGACTTCCAGCAGCGCTGCCGGCGCTACGACAGCCCAGGTTTCATCGCCGACCAGGCCAGGTACCTCGGCCTCGGCGACAGCACCCTCGGCGCACAGATCGGTGCGCTGGCCGGGGTGCTCGACCAGTCGCTGCTGCAAACGCCGCTGAACCTGCGTTACCAGTTCGGTAGCCCCTCCGCCATTCAATTGCAGGCGCGCATCCGCGACGACTGGGCAGACAACCTGATCGGCGCCCAGTACCTGGAAATGCCCGAGGGCTCGCACACCCGTGTGCGGGTCAAGGTACGGGCGCTGGACCCGCAGCACGCAGCCTATATCCAGCTCAAGGCCAAGGAGCTGGAGCAGGATGTGCCGCTGGGGTTGCCCGAAGAGATCCGGGTGACAACCGACGAACCGCTGGAGATGGAATTCGGCTTCGATAACCCGACCGTGCGCAAGGCATTCTCCTTCCACTTGCTCGGTTATGGCGGCGGCGAAGTCGAGATCAGTGATTTCAGCGTGATTACCGCGCTACCGGGCGAAGAAGAGCCGTTGGATGACCTGTCTGACGGGCATATCGCTCAATCCAGCTGA